One segment of Candidatus Paceibacterota bacterium DNA contains the following:
- the alr gene encoding alanine racemase: protein MDKRKRAGLRTWIEVDKKALKNNYQVFRSIVPKKCRLMSVVKSNAYGHGIIDFSKEISWLGIDWLGVDSVIEALALRKAGIKKPILVLGHTLPEMLKLAIENDISITVPSFEVLDALKKIKVKKPAKLHIKVDTGMGRQGFFVSDLPKILNQLKVNRQALNVEIEGLYTHFAAAKNPSFPKYTYSQLEEFKKWVNAFEEVGFNPIKHAAASSGTLIFPDTHFDLVRIGIAMYGLWPSPEVEAFCKDKLKLQPVLSWKTVVGEIKKLPKGSKIGYDLTETLTKDSLVAICPIGYWHGFPRSLSSIGWVLVGGKKCRVLGRVSMDMIAVDVSGISPNSNPLPASKLRQAGKIRNPRIGDEVVILGRQSGEEVSADELARLADTTNYEIITRINPLIKRFYV from the coding sequence ATGGATAAAAGAAAAAGAGCTGGATTGAGGACTTGGATAGAAGTTGATAAAAAAGCTCTGAAAAATAACTATCAAGTTTTTCGCTCAATAGTTCCAAAAAAATGTCGCTTGATGTCTGTCGTTAAATCAAACGCTTACGGACACGGAATTATTGACTTTTCGAAAGAAATAAGTTGGCTCGGTATTGATTGGCTCGGTGTCGACTCGGTCATTGAAGCCCTTGCTTTACGGAAAGCCGGAATCAAAAAGCCGATTCTGGTTCTTGGACACACTCTACCAGAAATGTTAAAGCTGGCGATTGAAAATGATATCAGTATCACAGTCCCTTCTTTTGAAGTTTTAGATGCTTTAAAAAAAATAAAGGTAAAGAAGCCGGCAAAGCTTCATATAAAAGTTGATACTGGAATGGGACGTCAGGGGTTTTTTGTGTCTGATTTGCCAAAAATTCTCAACCAGTTAAAAGTCAATCGTCAGGCCTTAAATGTTGAGATCGAGGGTCTCTATACTCATTTTGCGGCGGCCAAAAACCCTTCATTTCCAAAATATACTTACAGTCAGCTAGAAGAATTCAAAAAGTGGGTTAATGCATTTGAAGAAGTGGGATTTAACCCAATCAAGCATGCAGCCGCCAGTTCCGGCACTTTAATTTTTCCAGATACACATTTTGATTTGGTGAGAATCGGAATCGCAATGTACGGCCTCTGGCCTTCGCCGGAAGTTGAAGCTTTTTGCAAAGATAAATTAAAATTACAGCCGGTTTTGTCTTGGAAGACTGTGGTGGGGGAGATTAAAAAATTGCCGAAGGGATCAAAAATTGGTTATGACCTAACCGAGACGCTCACAAAAGATTCTTTGGTCGCGATTTGCCCGATTGGCTACTGGCACGGTTTTCCGCGTTCGCTCTCGTCTATTGGTTGGGTTTTAGTTGGCGGCAAAAAGTGCCGAGTTTTAGGCAGGGTGTCTATGGATATGATTGCCGTCGACGTATCAGGCATTTCCCCAAACTCTAACCCCCTGCCCGCGTCAAAGCTCCGGCAGGCAGGCAAAATCCGAAACCCTAGAATAGGTGATGAGGTGGTGATTT